The following are encoded together in the Triticum dicoccoides isolate Atlit2015 ecotype Zavitan chromosome 6B, WEW_v2.0, whole genome shotgun sequence genome:
- the LOC119322028 gene encoding uncharacterized protein LOC119322028 has translation MEGRKNERVKAGAVCVLVILLSAQRLSVGVADPTSAFCQCYLGCFDPDCAGEGWQRCHDYCCAQVCHLPGDADFDLECRGGYHACTESTGDDTTSTTTGDAAASYWSGRHGQVKAKHGHG, from the exons ATGGAGGGGAGGAAGAATGAGAGAGTGAAGGCCGGCGCCGTCTGCGTGCTCGTCATCCTGCTGTCGGCCCAGCGGCTGTCGGTCGGGGTTGCCGACCCCACGTCGGCTTTCTGCCAGTGCTACCTGGGCTGCTTTGACCCAGACTGCGCTGGCGAAGGCTGGCAGAGGTGCCATGATTACTGCTGCGCCCAAGTGTGCCACTTACCTGGGGACGCCGACTTCGACTTGGAGTGCAGGGGCGGATATCACGCCTGCACGGAGTCCACCGGCGACG ATACCACTTCTACTACTACTGGTGATGCTGCGGCCAGTTACTGGAGCGGCCGCCATGGCCAGGTCAAGGCCAAGCACGGTCACGGCTAG